From a single Puntigrus tetrazona isolate hp1 unplaced genomic scaffold, ASM1883169v1 S000001140, whole genome shotgun sequence genomic region:
- the LOC122341143 gene encoding zinc finger C3H1 domain-containing protein isoform X6, with amino-acid sequence MSVMEVSSGCPSPKEEGELEDGEIFDDEPQRQNARPPRRARPRRARLPGPALNSSAPGPLRALHPPFPCGPRQLDAAPRSGFWERSHGALGRFRYRAHGAPDWTRGWNERFPENHGCRTDSPAWKQKAAGRCQARRPSNSASKAESVDESFEDLLLKYKQIQLELECIRKEERMALKQEPAPAPEEPVSAVKEEKRTFQAFNLRPLRQKLLTPAERDALNSRSALETQTAEKDSGLEHAVKDEELEPDLSVSAVSDQTPVIHAKKEEEDDLSELQLRLLALQSASRRWQQKEQQVLQESREKITRPVRLSQDKSESPADRSKTSGRASAVCRGPERARAARAKKPVQLTKQAWRKQQLRTWKLQQQRQQEEQRSKQEEEEERRKREDEIRKIRDLSNQDEQYNRFMKLVGSRHRSRSKSSDAEQRKLAKQSLDSSGNLYQYDNYDEVAMDTDSETSSPALSPTHHDLPVFPLESTPHRQQMEFVRLTPPPLPPLPPPDEVEQPPKPPFADEEEEEEMLLREELLKSLASKRATVRAEDASSSSGPPSPALRAMVQAHTRSNLAAVSLNTVISHTRALKFSRPLPPRAPFVLPRHKSVVVRLNASDDSDSDGESCSPAQSVFGGLESMIKEARRTVEAAKPKHSVSEKENNPVKSAEALPDAKKLEYRLLRDSMASLEKQRSGRLELVVGIPSPAGSDSELDILGRAADLQEKFNQHKAQLGKDEALLKQLLQQEVKKKESLKAAEGKVMRLKEQLLASEKIVSANRVLLKKLQEQVQRVQHRVSVKQQQSMRLERDLAQALKRSTSTAVCSPVKARRMDRSDAHYAELIAQKQRLQQLESEYALKIQKLKEAQALRQAEPQPSLHDLTQDKLALGEDAEAEEDEQTPAALTPSHRRRSFRESGSFTKPKLSHLETTPGAPLKQTRASSGAGLPELLLGLNAEDLRLRYQLCAGLPELLKEETFPPPGTVPAKVLQADYDPMAAPQSRAETKPELFGPYHSPLLLFKSYRFSPYYRTKEKLSLRSVTYSNAIEPKKCFCRFDLTGTCNDDDCTWQHMRDCTLSESQLFEDILSYSLPLIGCSDSSSSAEISSSTEKYMKKLLGPNRDRMGTDQKAVLLVSKVNERLRHIPPFTTSKAQRKRRPEAQRGKTQAPEDEELDTGDLAVPVRLDGRLQERWSSTDVCVTQDDKRYFDSETDDISNLETSVLESPKHVQLWIKLAFKYLNQRDTSVAECLDAALNTLSRALEDNREDGEVWGHYLRLFSRRGSRDELQEMCEMAVEHAPLYDVWWTYLSVESGFEGKDYVCARLISHLLEATPDLGPDERSFQLLEALLFRVQLAVFTGRQQSALNTLQSALQPGSKSSVADHLNVEHRCLLWLSYIHLTEFKRLPSSLYDPANSSPSRIVSTEPFLIPWRAARDLHTHATSLISLFTDAVCRCTDERLSCSEQIQACLPLHSNLIELYRTLDRCQEASALCERLLEVCPLCRPLLELSAELHSSSGHTDRAEELWRRSHSDSAGSAQIFLQLSKSLLAQGKHADVEELLDKFMCFFCESAADQPKSLDVLRHILGVPTQDLLRVPALKDHLQEEIRVQLPYLHLLHCFWQSTYGSVREAIDAFEKALGTITKLELIHTLWLDYLSFASSKMLSPQPSVRELKMFTGLVHRCLETVPSRLTLPFSSSQYWSSFSFHNKVISFYLGCFPQSQHSHILERLQHIMPTNTELAIRLLQQEWQDGNVEHFKLQSRMLCSSIPACLAIWKIAIAVEKEQRQRAEVRRLYQQALQNLPLSAALWKDCLLFEAAEGGKTDTLKKIIDKCQEVGVSLNEPLGLEPSQSE; translated from the exons ATGTCAGTAATGGAGGTGAGCTCGGGCTGCCCGTCTCCCAAAGAGGAGGGCGAGCTGGAGGACGGGGAAATCTTCGACGACGAGCCGCAGCGGCAGAACGCGCGGCCTCCGCGCCGCGCCCGCCCCAGAAGAGCTCGTCTACCGGGCCCCGCTCTCAACAGCAGCGCCCCGGGGCCGCTGAGAGCGCTCCACCCGCCCTTCCCCTGCGGCCCCCGGCAGCTCGACGCCGCGCCGCGATCCGGCTTCTGGGAGCGCAGCCACGGCGCGCTGGGCCGCTTCAGATACCGGGCTCACGGAGCGCCGGACTGGACGCGGGGCTGGAACGAGCGATTCCCGGAGAATCACGGTTGCCGGACCGACTCGCCCGCCTGGAAAC AGAAGGCGGCCGGGCGATGTCAGGCGCGGCGGCCGTCCAACAGCGCTTCTAAAGCCGAGAGCGTGGACGAGAGCTTCGAGGATCTGCTGTTGAAATACAAACAGATCCAGCTGGAGCTGGAGTGCATCCGCAAGGAGGAGCGCATGGCCCTGAAGCAGGAGCCGGCCCCGGCCCCGGAGGAGCCCGTCTCGGCTGTGAAGGAAGAGAAGAGGACCTTCCAGGCCTTCAACCTCAGGCCGCTGCGACAGAAGCTGCTGACGCCGGCAGAAAGAGACGCCCTGAACAGCAGAAGTGCTCTGGAGACACAGACGGCGGAGAAGGACAGCGGCCTGGAGCACG CAGTGAAGGACGAGGAGCTGGAGCCGGACCTCAGCGTCTCTGCTGTGAGCGACCAGACCCCCGTCATCCACGCCAAG aaggaggaagaggatgacCTGTCGGAGCTCCAGCTGCGGCTCCTGGCCCTGCAGTCGGCCAGCAGGAGGTGGCAGCAGAAGGAGCAGCAGGTGCTGCAGGAGAGCCGGGAGAAGATCACCAGACCTGTCCGACTGTCTCAGGACAAGAGCGAGTCTCCGGCTGACAGGAGCAAGACGAGCGGCAGAGCGAGCGCTGTGTGCAGGGGCCCGGAGAGAGCGAGGGCCGCCCGAGCCAAGAAACCCGTCCAGCTGA CCAAGCAGGCCTGGAGGAAACAGCAGTTGCGCACCTGGAAGCTGCAGCAACAGAGACAGCAGGAGGAGCAGAGGAGcaagcaggaggaggaggaggagcggaGGAAGAGGGAGGACGAGATCCGCAAGATCAGAGACCTGTCCAATCAGGATGAGCAGTACAACCGCTTCATGAAGCTGGTGGGCTCCAGGCATCGCTCCCGCAGCAAG TCCTCAGACGCCGAGCAGAGAAAGCTGGCCAAGCAGAGTCTGGACAGCTCAGGAAACCTCTACCAGTACGACAACTACGACGAGGTGGCTATGGACACGGACAGCGAGACCAGCTCTCCAG CCCTGTCCCCGACGCACCACGACCTGCCGGTGTTTCCTCTGGAGTCCACACCCCACAGACAG CAGATGGAGTTTGTGCGGCTGACTCCTCCCCCTCTGCCTCCGCTGCCGCCCCCTGATGAAGTGGAGCAGCCTCCGAAGCCTCCATTTGCTgacgaagaggaggaggaggagatgcTGCTGAGAGAAGAGCTGCTCAAGTCCCTGGCCAGCAAACGAGCAACCGTCAGGGCAGAG GATGCGTCCAGCAGCAGCGGGCCTCCGTCTCCTGCGCTCAGAGCCATGGTTCAGGCCCACACTCGGAGCAACCTGGCGGCCGTCAGCCTCAACACGGTCATCTCTCACACTCGAGCGCTCAAGTTCAGCCGGCCACTGCCACCCAGAGCCCCGTTCGTG CTGCCTCGACACAAGTCTGTGGTTGTGCGTCTGAACGCGTCTGACGACAGCGACTCGGATGGAGAGAGCTGCAGCCCCGCTCAGAGCGTGTTCGGAGGACTGGAATCCATGATCAAAGAAGCTCGCAGGACAGTGGAG GCAGCCAAACCGAAGCATTCGGTCTCAGAGAAGGAGAACAACCCAGTGAAAAGTGCAGAAGCACTTCCTGATGCCAAAAAGCTGGAGTACCGGCTGCTCCGAGACAGTATGGCCAG TCTGGAGAAGCAGAGGTCAGGCCGGCTGGAGTTAGTGGTGGGCATCCCGTCCCCTGCAGGCTCGGACTCTGAGCTGGACATCCTGGGAAGAGCAGCAGACCTGCAGGAGAAGTTTAATCAGCACAA AGCGCAGCTGGGTAAAGACGAGGCTCTGCTGAAGCAGCTCCTGCAGCAGGAAGTGAAGAAGAAGGAGTCTCTGAAAGCAGCTGAGGGGAAGGTGATGCGACTCAAAGAGCAGCTGCTGGCGTCGGAGAAGATCGTGAGCGCCAACAGAGTCCTGCTGAAAAAGCTACAGGAGCAG gtTCAGAGAGTCCAGCACCGCGTGAGCGTGAAGCAGCAGCAGTCTATGAGGCTGGAGAGAGACCTGGCTCAGGCGCTCAAACGCAGCACATCCACTGCCGTCTGCTCC CCGGTGAAGGCTCGGCGCATGGATCGCTCGGATGCTCATTACGCGGAGCTCATTGCTCAGAAGCAGCGTCTGCAGCAGCTGGAGTCTGAGTACGCTCTCAAGATCCAGAAGCTGAAGGAGGCGCAGGCGTTACGACAGGCCGAGCCTCAGCCCTCGCTGCACGACCTGACCCAGGACAAGCTGGCGTTGGGTGAGGACGCGGAGGCCGAGGAGGACGAGCAGACCCCCGCCGCGCTGACCCCCAGCCACCGCCGCCGCTCCTTCAGAGAGTCTGGCTCCTTCACCAAACCCAAGCTGAGCCACCTGGAGACGACCCCGGGCGCCCCGCTTAAGCAGACCCGAGCGTCCAGCGGAGCGGGGCTTCCAGAGCTGCTGCTGGGGCTGAACGCTGAGGACCTGAGGCTGAGGTACCAGCTGTGTGCAGGGCTCCCCGAGCTCCTGAAGGAGGAGACGTTCCCGCCGCCCGGCACTGTTCCCGCCAAG GTCCTGCAGGCCGACTATGACCCCATGGCAGCTCCACAGAGCCGAGCGGAGACCAAACCTGAACTGTTCGGACCCTATCACAGCCCTCTACTCCTCTTCAAATCATACAG GTTTAGCCCGTATTACCGGACCAAAGAGAAGCTTTCCCTCCGCTCAGTCACCTACAGCAATGCCATCGAGCCCAAGAAGTGCTTCTGCCGCTTCGACCTCACCGGCACGTGCAACGACGATGACTGCACATG GCAGCACATGAGGGACTGCACCCTCAGCGAGAGCCAGCTGTTCGAGGATATCCTGTCTTACAGCctgcctctgattggctgctcgGACTCCAGCAGCAGCGCTGAGATCAGCAGCTCCACAG AGAAGTACATGAAGAAGCTGCTGGGGCCCAACAGGGACCGGATGGGGACAGACCAGAAGGCCGTGCTCCTCGTGAGCAAAGTCAACGAGAGGCTGAGACACA TTCCTCCCTTCACCACCAGTAAAGCCCAGAGAAAGCGCAGACCTGAGGCCCAGCGGGGGAAGACGCAGGCTCCGGAGGACGAAGAGCTGGACACGGGGGACCTCGCCGTTCCCGTCCGTCTCG ATGGGCGTCTCCAGGAGCGCTGGTCCTCCACAGACGTCTGCGTCACACAGGACGATAAGCGCTACTTCGACAGCGAGACGGATGACATCAGTAACCTGGAGACCAGCGTGCTGGAGAGCCCCAAACACGTGCAGCTGTGGATCAAACTGGCCTTCAAATACCTCAACCAGAGGGACAC CTCTGTGGCAGAGTGTCTGGACGCGGCACTCAACACACTGTCTCGGGCACTGGAGGACAACCGCGAGGACGGCGAGGTGTGGGGTCACTATCTGAGGCTGTTCTCACGGCGTGGCAGCAGAGACGAGCTGCAGGAGATGTGTGAGATGGCCGTGGAACACGCACCTCTCTACGACGTCTGGTGGACC TACCTGAGCGTGGAGAGCGGCTTTGAGGGCAAGGACTACGTGTGTGCTCGCCTGATCTCACACCTGCTGGAGGCGACCCCTGACCTCGGGCCCGACGAGCGCTCCTTCCAGCTGCTGGAGGCGCTGCTGTTCAGAGTCCAGCTCGCCGTGTTCACGGGCCGCCAGCAAAGCGCGCTCAACACACTCCAG agtgcGCTGCAGCCGGGTTCCAAGTCGAGCGTGGCGGATCATCTGAACGTGGAGCACCGCTGTCTGCTCTGGCTGTCATACATCCACCTGACTGAGTTCAAACGGCTGCCCTCGAGTCTGTACGACCCGGCTAACTCCAGCCCCTCCAGGATCGTGAGCACAGAGCCCTTCCTTATCCCCTGGAGAGCGGCCCGAGACCTCCACACACACGCTACCTCCCTCATCAGCCTCTTCACAG ATGCTGTGTGTCGCTGCACGGATGAGCGCTTGTCTTGCAGTGAGCAGATCCAGGCCTGTTTGCCTCTTCATTCGAACCTGATAGAGCTGTACAGGACGCTGGACAG GTGTCAGGAAGCGTCTGCTCTGTGTGAACGTCTGCTGGAGGTGTGTCCGCTCTGCCGCCCTCTGCTGGAGCTCTCCGCCGAGCTGCACTCCTCCTCGGGACACACGGATCGGGCCGAGGAGCTGTGGAGGCGCTCTCACTCTGACAGCGCCGGCAGCGCCCAGATCTTCCTCCAACTCAGCAAGAGTCTGCTCGCTCAG GGCAAACACGCTGATGTGGAAGAGCTCTTAGACAAGTTTATGTGCTTCTTCTGTGAGTCTGCAGCAGATCAGCCGAAGTCTCTGGATGTGTTACG CCACATTCTTGGTGTTCCGACTCAAGACTTGCTGAGAGTTCCAGCCCTCAAAGACCATCTTCAGGAAGAGATCAGAGTTCAGCTGCCATACCTGCATCTCCTGCACTG tttctgGCAGTCCACGTATGGCAGTGTGAGAGAGGCCATTGATGCGTTTGAGAAAGCGTTGGGAACAATCACAAAACTAGAGTTGATTCATACTCTCTGGCTAGA CTATCTGTCCTTTGCCAGCAGTAAGATGTTGTCGCCACAGCCGAGTGTTCGCGAGCTGAAGATGTTTACCGGCCTGGTGCACCGCTGTCTGGAGACTGTCCCGAGCAGACTCACCCTGCCCTTCAGCTCTTCACAATACTGGAGCAGCTTCAGCTTCCACAACAAG GTCATATCCTTCTATTTGGGTTGTTTTCCTCAATCCCAACATTCCCATATCCTGGAAAGACTTCAGCATATCATGCCAACTAATACTGAACTGGCCATAAG GTTGCTGCAGCAAGAATGGCAGGATGGCAAtgttgaacattttaaattgcaaagcAGAATGTTGTGCAGTAGCATCCCAGCCTGTCTGGCCATCTGGAAAAT AGCTATTGCTGTTGAGAAGGAGCAAAGGCAAAGAGCAGAG GTGCGGAGGCTCTATCAGCAGGCGCTCCAGAATCTGCCTCTGTCTGCTGCTCTCTGGAAAGAT tgtTTGCTGTTTGAGGCGGCTGAAGGAGGTAAAACtgacacactgaaaaaaataattgacaaGTGCCAAGAGGTGGGAGTGAGTCTAAATGAGCCGCTAGGGTTAGAGCCGAGCCAGAGCGAGTGA
- the LOC122341143 gene encoding zinc finger C3H1 domain-containing protein isoform X4, protein MSVMEVSSGCPSPKEEGELEDGEIFDDEPQRQNARPPRRARPRRARLPGPALNSSAPGPLRALHPPFPCGPRQLDAAPRSGFWERSHGALGRFRYRAHGAPDWTRGWNERFPENHGCRTDSPAWKQKAAGRCQARRPSNSASKAESVDESFEDLLLKYKQIQLELECIRKEERMALKQEPAPAPEEPVSAVKEEKRTFQAFNLRPLRQKLLTPAERDALNSRSALETQTAEKDSGLEHAVKDEELEPDLSVSAVSDQTPVIHAKKEEEDDLSELQLRLLALQSASRRWQQKEQQVLQESREKITRPVRLSQDKSESPADRSKTSGRASAVCRGPERARAARAKKPVQLTKQAWRKQQLRTWKLQQQRQQEEQRSKQEEEEERRKREDEIRKIRDLSNQDEQYNRFMKLVGSRHRSRSKSSDAEQRKLAKQSLDSSGNLYQYDNYDEVAMDTDSETSSPALSPTHHDLPVFPLESTPHRQQMEFVRLTPPPLPPLPPPDEVEQPPKPPFADEEEEEEMLLREELLKSLASKRATVRAEDASSSSGPPSPALRAMVQAHTRSNLAAVSLNTVISHTRALKFSRPLPPRAPFVLPRHKSVVVRLNASDDSDSDGESCSPAQSVFGGLESMIKEARRTVEAAKPKHSVSEKENNPVKSAEALPDAKKLEYRLLRDSMASLEKQRSGRLELVVGIPSPAGSDSELDILGRAADLQEKFNQHKAQLGKDEALLKQLLQQEVKKKESLKAAEGKVMRLKEQLLASEKIVSANRVLLKKLQEQVQRVQHRVSVKQQQSMRLERDLAQALKRSTSTAVCSPVKARRMDRSDAHYAELIAQKQRLQQLESEYALKIQKLKEAQALRQAEPQPSLHDLTQDKLALGEDAEAEEDEQTPAALTPSHRRRSFRESGSFTKPKLSHLETTPGAPLKQTRASSGAGLPELLLGLNAEDLRLRYQLCAGLPELLKEETFPPPGTVPAKVLQADYDPMAAPQSRAETKPELFGPYHSPLLLFKSYRFSPYYRTKEKLSLRSVTYSNAIEPKKCFCRFDLTGTCNDDDCTWQHMRDCTLSESQLFEDILSYSLPLIGCSDSSSSAEISSSTEKYMKKLLGPNRDRMGTDQKAVLLVSKVNERLRHIPPFTTSKAQRKRRPEAQRGKTQAPEDEELDTGDLAVPVRLGQNGRLQERWSSTDVCVTQDDKRYFDSETDDISNLETSVLESPKHVQLWIKLAFKYLNQRDTSVAECLDAALNTLSRALEDNREDGEVWGHYLRLFSRRGSRDELQEMCEMAVEHAPLYDVWWTYLSVESGFEGKDYVCARLISHLLEATPDLGPDERSFQLLEALLFRVQLAVFTGRQQSALNTLQSALQPGSKSSVADHLNVEHRCLLWLSYIHLTEFKRLPSSLYDPANSSPSRIVSTEPFLIPWRAARDLHTHATSLISLFTDAVCRCTDERLSCSEQIQACLPLHSNLIELYRTLDRCQEASALCERLLEVCPLCRPLLELSAELHSSSGHTDRAEELWRRSHSDSAGSAQIFLQLSKSLLAQGKHADVEELLDKFMCFFCESAADQPKSLDVLRHILGVPTQDLLRVPALKDHLQEEIRVQLPYLHLLHCFWQSTYGSVREAIDAFEKALGTITKLELIHTLWLDYLSFASSKMLSPQPSVRELKMFTGLVHRCLETVPSRLTLPFSSSQYWSSFSFHNKVISFYLGCFPQSQHSHILERLQHIMPTNTELAIRLLQQEWQDGNVEHFKLQSRMLCSSIPACLAIWKIAIAVEKEQRQRAEVRRLYQQALQNLPLSAALWKDCLLFEAAEGGKTDTLKKIIDKCQEVGVSLNEPLGLEPSQSE, encoded by the exons ATGTCAGTAATGGAGGTGAGCTCGGGCTGCCCGTCTCCCAAAGAGGAGGGCGAGCTGGAGGACGGGGAAATCTTCGACGACGAGCCGCAGCGGCAGAACGCGCGGCCTCCGCGCCGCGCCCGCCCCAGAAGAGCTCGTCTACCGGGCCCCGCTCTCAACAGCAGCGCCCCGGGGCCGCTGAGAGCGCTCCACCCGCCCTTCCCCTGCGGCCCCCGGCAGCTCGACGCCGCGCCGCGATCCGGCTTCTGGGAGCGCAGCCACGGCGCGCTGGGCCGCTTCAGATACCGGGCTCACGGAGCGCCGGACTGGACGCGGGGCTGGAACGAGCGATTCCCGGAGAATCACGGTTGCCGGACCGACTCGCCCGCCTGGAAAC AGAAGGCGGCCGGGCGATGTCAGGCGCGGCGGCCGTCCAACAGCGCTTCTAAAGCCGAGAGCGTGGACGAGAGCTTCGAGGATCTGCTGTTGAAATACAAACAGATCCAGCTGGAGCTGGAGTGCATCCGCAAGGAGGAGCGCATGGCCCTGAAGCAGGAGCCGGCCCCGGCCCCGGAGGAGCCCGTCTCGGCTGTGAAGGAAGAGAAGAGGACCTTCCAGGCCTTCAACCTCAGGCCGCTGCGACAGAAGCTGCTGACGCCGGCAGAAAGAGACGCCCTGAACAGCAGAAGTGCTCTGGAGACACAGACGGCGGAGAAGGACAGCGGCCTGGAGCACG CAGTGAAGGACGAGGAGCTGGAGCCGGACCTCAGCGTCTCTGCTGTGAGCGACCAGACCCCCGTCATCCACGCCAAG aaggaggaagaggatgacCTGTCGGAGCTCCAGCTGCGGCTCCTGGCCCTGCAGTCGGCCAGCAGGAGGTGGCAGCAGAAGGAGCAGCAGGTGCTGCAGGAGAGCCGGGAGAAGATCACCAGACCTGTCCGACTGTCTCAGGACAAGAGCGAGTCTCCGGCTGACAGGAGCAAGACGAGCGGCAGAGCGAGCGCTGTGTGCAGGGGCCCGGAGAGAGCGAGGGCCGCCCGAGCCAAGAAACCCGTCCAGCTGA CCAAGCAGGCCTGGAGGAAACAGCAGTTGCGCACCTGGAAGCTGCAGCAACAGAGACAGCAGGAGGAGCAGAGGAGcaagcaggaggaggaggaggagcggaGGAAGAGGGAGGACGAGATCCGCAAGATCAGAGACCTGTCCAATCAGGATGAGCAGTACAACCGCTTCATGAAGCTGGTGGGCTCCAGGCATCGCTCCCGCAGCAAG TCCTCAGACGCCGAGCAGAGAAAGCTGGCCAAGCAGAGTCTGGACAGCTCAGGAAACCTCTACCAGTACGACAACTACGACGAGGTGGCTATGGACACGGACAGCGAGACCAGCTCTCCAG CCCTGTCCCCGACGCACCACGACCTGCCGGTGTTTCCTCTGGAGTCCACACCCCACAGACAG CAGATGGAGTTTGTGCGGCTGACTCCTCCCCCTCTGCCTCCGCTGCCGCCCCCTGATGAAGTGGAGCAGCCTCCGAAGCCTCCATTTGCTgacgaagaggaggaggaggagatgcTGCTGAGAGAAGAGCTGCTCAAGTCCCTGGCCAGCAAACGAGCAACCGTCAGGGCAGAG GATGCGTCCAGCAGCAGCGGGCCTCCGTCTCCTGCGCTCAGAGCCATGGTTCAGGCCCACACTCGGAGCAACCTGGCGGCCGTCAGCCTCAACACGGTCATCTCTCACACTCGAGCGCTCAAGTTCAGCCGGCCACTGCCACCCAGAGCCCCGTTCGTG CTGCCTCGACACAAGTCTGTGGTTGTGCGTCTGAACGCGTCTGACGACAGCGACTCGGATGGAGAGAGCTGCAGCCCCGCTCAGAGCGTGTTCGGAGGACTGGAATCCATGATCAAAGAAGCTCGCAGGACAGTGGAG GCAGCCAAACCGAAGCATTCGGTCTCAGAGAAGGAGAACAACCCAGTGAAAAGTGCAGAAGCACTTCCTGATGCCAAAAAGCTGGAGTACCGGCTGCTCCGAGACAGTATGGCCAG TCTGGAGAAGCAGAGGTCAGGCCGGCTGGAGTTAGTGGTGGGCATCCCGTCCCCTGCAGGCTCGGACTCTGAGCTGGACATCCTGGGAAGAGCAGCAGACCTGCAGGAGAAGTTTAATCAGCACAA AGCGCAGCTGGGTAAAGACGAGGCTCTGCTGAAGCAGCTCCTGCAGCAGGAAGTGAAGAAGAAGGAGTCTCTGAAAGCAGCTGAGGGGAAGGTGATGCGACTCAAAGAGCAGCTGCTGGCGTCGGAGAAGATCGTGAGCGCCAACAGAGTCCTGCTGAAAAAGCTACAGGAGCAG gtTCAGAGAGTCCAGCACCGCGTGAGCGTGAAGCAGCAGCAGTCTATGAGGCTGGAGAGAGACCTGGCTCAGGCGCTCAAACGCAGCACATCCACTGCCGTCTGCTCC CCGGTGAAGGCTCGGCGCATGGATCGCTCGGATGCTCATTACGCGGAGCTCATTGCTCAGAAGCAGCGTCTGCAGCAGCTGGAGTCTGAGTACGCTCTCAAGATCCAGAAGCTGAAGGAGGCGCAGGCGTTACGACAGGCCGAGCCTCAGCCCTCGCTGCACGACCTGACCCAGGACAAGCTGGCGTTGGGTGAGGACGCGGAGGCCGAGGAGGACGAGCAGACCCCCGCCGCGCTGACCCCCAGCCACCGCCGCCGCTCCTTCAGAGAGTCTGGCTCCTTCACCAAACCCAAGCTGAGCCACCTGGAGACGACCCCGGGCGCCCCGCTTAAGCAGACCCGAGCGTCCAGCGGAGCGGGGCTTCCAGAGCTGCTGCTGGGGCTGAACGCTGAGGACCTGAGGCTGAGGTACCAGCTGTGTGCAGGGCTCCCCGAGCTCCTGAAGGAGGAGACGTTCCCGCCGCCCGGCACTGTTCCCGCCAAG GTCCTGCAGGCCGACTATGACCCCATGGCAGCTCCACAGAGCCGAGCGGAGACCAAACCTGAACTGTTCGGACCCTATCACAGCCCTCTACTCCTCTTCAAATCATACAG GTTTAGCCCGTATTACCGGACCAAAGAGAAGCTTTCCCTCCGCTCAGTCACCTACAGCAATGCCATCGAGCCCAAGAAGTGCTTCTGCCGCTTCGACCTCACCGGCACGTGCAACGACGATGACTGCACATG GCAGCACATGAGGGACTGCACCCTCAGCGAGAGCCAGCTGTTCGAGGATATCCTGTCTTACAGCctgcctctgattggctgctcgGACTCCAGCAGCAGCGCTGAGATCAGCAGCTCCACAG AGAAGTACATGAAGAAGCTGCTGGGGCCCAACAGGGACCGGATGGGGACAGACCAGAAGGCCGTGCTCCTCGTGAGCAAAGTCAACGAGAGGCTGAGACACA TTCCTCCCTTCACCACCAGTAAAGCCCAGAGAAAGCGCAGACCTGAGGCCCAGCGGGGGAAGACGCAGGCTCCGGAGGACGAAGAGCTGGACACGGGGGACCTCGCCGTTCCCGTCCGTCTCGGTCAGA ATGGGCGTCTCCAGGAGCGCTGGTCCTCCACAGACGTCTGCGTCACACAGGACGATAAGCGCTACTTCGACAGCGAGACGGATGACATCAGTAACCTGGAGACCAGCGTGCTGGAGAGCCCCAAACACGTGCAGCTGTGGATCAAACTGGCCTTCAAATACCTCAACCAGAGGGACAC CTCTGTGGCAGAGTGTCTGGACGCGGCACTCAACACACTGTCTCGGGCACTGGAGGACAACCGCGAGGACGGCGAGGTGTGGGGTCACTATCTGAGGCTGTTCTCACGGCGTGGCAGCAGAGACGAGCTGCAGGAGATGTGTGAGATGGCCGTGGAACACGCACCTCTCTACGACGTCTGGTGGACC TACCTGAGCGTGGAGAGCGGCTTTGAGGGCAAGGACTACGTGTGTGCTCGCCTGATCTCACACCTGCTGGAGGCGACCCCTGACCTCGGGCCCGACGAGCGCTCCTTCCAGCTGCTGGAGGCGCTGCTGTTCAGAGTCCAGCTCGCCGTGTTCACGGGCCGCCAGCAAAGCGCGCTCAACACACTCCAG agtgcGCTGCAGCCGGGTTCCAAGTCGAGCGTGGCGGATCATCTGAACGTGGAGCACCGCTGTCTGCTCTGGCTGTCATACATCCACCTGACTGAGTTCAAACGGCTGCCCTCGAGTCTGTACGACCCGGCTAACTCCAGCCCCTCCAGGATCGTGAGCACAGAGCCCTTCCTTATCCCCTGGAGAGCGGCCCGAGACCTCCACACACACGCTACCTCCCTCATCAGCCTCTTCACAG ATGCTGTGTGTCGCTGCACGGATGAGCGCTTGTCTTGCAGTGAGCAGATCCAGGCCTGTTTGCCTCTTCATTCGAACCTGATAGAGCTGTACAGGACGCTGGACAG GTGTCAGGAAGCGTCTGCTCTGTGTGAACGTCTGCTGGAGGTGTGTCCGCTCTGCCGCCCTCTGCTGGAGCTCTCCGCCGAGCTGCACTCCTCCTCGGGACACACGGATCGGGCCGAGGAGCTGTGGAGGCGCTCTCACTCTGACAGCGCCGGCAGCGCCCAGATCTTCCTCCAACTCAGCAAGAGTCTGCTCGCTCAG GGCAAACACGCTGATGTGGAAGAGCTCTTAGACAAGTTTATGTGCTTCTTCTGTGAGTCTGCAGCAGATCAGCCGAAGTCTCTGGATGTGTTACG CCACATTCTTGGTGTTCCGACTCAAGACTTGCTGAGAGTTCCAGCCCTCAAAGACCATCTTCAGGAAGAGATCAGAGTTCAGCTGCCATACCTGCATCTCCTGCACTG tttctgGCAGTCCACGTATGGCAGTGTGAGAGAGGCCATTGATGCGTTTGAGAAAGCGTTGGGAACAATCACAAAACTAGAGTTGATTCATACTCTCTGGCTAGA CTATCTGTCCTTTGCCAGCAGTAAGATGTTGTCGCCACAGCCGAGTGTTCGCGAGCTGAAGATGTTTACCGGCCTGGTGCACCGCTGTCTGGAGACTGTCCCGAGCAGACTCACCCTGCCCTTCAGCTCTTCACAATACTGGAGCAGCTTCAGCTTCCACAACAAG GTCATATCCTTCTATTTGGGTTGTTTTCCTCAATCCCAACATTCCCATATCCTGGAAAGACTTCAGCATATCATGCCAACTAATACTGAACTGGCCATAAG GTTGCTGCAGCAAGAATGGCAGGATGGCAAtgttgaacattttaaattgcaaagcAGAATGTTGTGCAGTAGCATCCCAGCCTGTCTGGCCATCTGGAAAAT AGCTATTGCTGTTGAGAAGGAGCAAAGGCAAAGAGCAGAG GTGCGGAGGCTCTATCAGCAGGCGCTCCAGAATCTGCCTCTGTCTGCTGCTCTCTGGAAAGAT tgtTTGCTGTTTGAGGCGGCTGAAGGAGGTAAAACtgacacactgaaaaaaataattgacaaGTGCCAAGAGGTGGGAGTGAGTCTAAATGAGCCGCTAGGGTTAGAGCCGAGCCAGAGCGAGTGA